A single genomic interval of Dysidea avara chromosome 8, odDysAvar1.4, whole genome shotgun sequence harbors:
- the LOC136263525 gene encoding tripartite motif-containing protein 2-like, translated as MASKNVVTTRAEDGGDWNQIKQEITCSICYELFTDPRTLPCLHTFCKSCIQTSVETGLAEVPEGYFECPLCRAHVQLPANGIEGISSNFSIKRLIEIYQKRQEIETDTSPKCGVCTDRNSATTWCIECDCPICSECDSSHKRTKVFSQHKIIPMKDFTSDPKHAIEVSLNPGACPSHPDQVLKFYCYTCDQTICVECALLDHPRGEHKFDSIGKVIIAEKEEVLKTAAPLEPMRISVCEAMSRVAASKDDITARYQVNMAEVNSLFDELHRILDKQRDVILKKLESSKATSHKSLDIQSSDLSFLESKLRSCQEFVHNLIDKSNATEILSFKTQIAGRVASLMEQALLEPVCTADSTVWCIDPAKFVAMSRSLCHAFCSPHPTNCTTDKPTRHYIQVDGIPVNAVTIIVSLKDSCGNPVPKQAQHLEMTSDEVSHLMVEEQDKNGVYRMTYQPIGIAAHAVIIKWNGCNITQCDIPELMRNYTTLLVDIPVREVEKKEEDDVEDIQQEVVEVEMELPYAIGRFSPVSLSSFEVSLVSDDRPPDSDDDVHAMVHGELVDEVRSEESYLLDDEGDQLDEPQAEPVEDMKDDIIDDDLSIGDNDDENSDNEHDSDGSQNVDEVNDQLQLQVLNTYGPDEEVFGLMYGLANGPNDELIVVDTGNHKLIVFDKDLQYSHTIGEEGEAEGQFINPLGVVCNEAGQLFVADARNSRVQVFKVDGEFVSTFGRKGSEYGEFDYPNGLALSSTGVLFVGDPRNQRIQVFDTEDNNKFLHSFGQDKLLNNYAEFALSHTEDKLFVADGGSSIKVFSPQGQFMYSLLPDPGQCGAIPSYVCCTPDGHLLIATLLSTRFLSVYHEDGTLVTTCDREWDAYKFHKNRCNPNFDKTSNVLIRRNGQVVVAFHNHTINNLIFDSEDGIVLL; from the coding sequence ATGGCGTCAAAAAACGTTGTAACTACCCGTGCTGAAGATGGCGGCGATTGGAATCAGATAAAGCAAGAGATCACATGTTCGATATGTTACGAGTTGTTCACAGATCCCCGTACTCTTCCATGTTTACACACCTTCTGTAAGTCTTGTATTCAGACCAGCGTAGAGACTGGTCTAGCTGAGGTGCCTGAGGGTTATTTCGAGTGTCCGCTGTGTCGCGCGCATGTTCAGTTACCCGCCAATGGTATCGAAGGAATTTCCTCCAACTTTTCCATCAAACGACTGATAGAAATTTACCAAAAACGGCAAGAAATAGAGACAGATACCTCTCCTAAATGTGGTGTATGTACAGACAGAAACTCTGCTACGACGTGGTGTATTGAATGTGACTGTCCCATATGTAGTGAATGCGACAGCTCTCATAAGCGCACAAAAGTATTTTCCCAACACAAAATTATTCCTATGAAAGACTTCACTAGTGACCCAAAACACGCCATAGAAGTGTCCCTTAATCCAGGAGCCTGCCCCTCCCATCCTGACCAAGTTTTGAAGTTTTATTGTTACACTTGTGACCAAACCATTTGTGTGGAATGTGCCCTGCTTGATCACCCAAGGGGTGAACACAAGTTTGATTCAATTGGTAAAGTCATCATAGCAGAGAAGGAGGAAGTATTGAAGACAGCTGCTCCACTGGAGCCAATGAGAATTAGTGTTTGTGAAGCAATGAGCAGGGTAGCTGCTAGCAAAGACGACATCACTGCCAGATACCAAGTGAACATGGCTGAAGTGAATTCATTGTTCGATGAACTGCACCGGATCTTAGACAAACAGAGAGACGTGATATTAAAGAAACTAGAGTCATCCAAAGCCACCTCTCATAAGTCACTAGATATACAGAGTTCTGATCTATCATTTTTGGAGTCAAAGCTTAGGAGCTGTCAAGAGTTCGTACACAACTTGATAGACAAAAGTAATGCTACAGAAATCTTATCCTTCAAGACTCAGATAGCTGGTAGGGTTGCTAGTCTAATGGAACAAGCTCTACTGGAGCCAGTGTGTACTGCTGACAGTACCGTGTGGTGTATTGACCCTGCTAAATTTGTTGCTATGAGTCGGTCACTGTGCCATGCATTCTGCTCACCTCATCCCACAAATTGTACCACAGATAAGCCTACAAGACATTACATACAAGTTGACGGTATTCCAGTAAATGCTGTAACAATAATAGTATCACTTAAAGACTCTTGTGGTAATCCTGTCCCCAAGCAAGCTCAACATCTTGAAATGACATCAGATGAAGTCAGTCACCTTATGGTAGAGGAACAAGATAAAAATGGtgtttacaggatgacttatcaACCAATTGGTATAGCAGCTCATGCAGTTATCATCAAATGGAATGGGTGTAATATCACCCAATGTGACATTCCTGAACTGATGAGGAATTATACTACCCTACTAGTGGATATTCCCGTGAGAGAAGTGGAGAAGAAAGAGGAAGACGATGTGGAAGACATTCAACAAGAAGTTGTGGAAGTTGAAATGGAATTACCATATGCAATTGGTAGATTCTCACCAGTTTCACTTTCTAGTTTTGAGGTCAGTTTGGTATCAGATGATAGGCCTCCtgatagtgatgatgatgtGCATGCAATGGTACATGGTGAATTGGTAGATGAAGTCAGGAGTGAAGAATCCTATTTGCTTGATGATGAAGGTGACCAACTTGATGAACCTCAGGCTGAACCTGTAGAGGACATGAAAGATGACATCATAGATGATGATCTTAGTATTGgtgataatgatgatgaaaatagTGATAATGAACACGACAGCGATGGCAGTCAAAATGTTGATGAAGTCAATGATCAGTTGCAGTTGCAGGTTCTCAACACATATGGACCTGATGAAGAGGTGTTTGGTTTGATGTATGGCTTAGCTAATGGACCAAATGATGAACTAATAGTAGTTGATACAGGTAATCACAAACTGATAGTGTTTGATAAGGATTTACAGTATTCCCATACTATTGGAGAGGAAGGAGAAGCTGAGGGACAGTTCATCAATCCTTTGGGGGTAGTCTGTAATGAGGCTGGACAATTGTTTGTGGCAGACGCAAGGAATAGTCGCGTTCAAGTGTTCAAAGTAGATGGAGAGTTTGTGTCCACTTTTGGAAGGAAAGGAAGTGAGTATGGTGAATTTGATTATCCTAATGGATTAGCACTGTCATCAACTGGTGTACTATTTGTTGGTGATCCTAGAAATCAGCGAATACAAGTGTTTGACACAGAGGACAATAACAAATTTTTACACAGTTTTGGACAAGATAAACTATTGAACAATTATGCAGAATTTGCACTCAGTCATACTGAAGATAAACTGTTTGTGGCTGATGGAGGCAGCAGTATCAAGGTGTTCTCTCCTCAGGGCCAATTCATGTATTCACTATTACCAGATCCTGGTCAGTGTGGTGCCATCCCATCTTATGTTTGCTGTACACCAGATGGACATCTACTAATAGCTACTTTACTGTCAACAAGGTTCTTGTCAGTTTATCATGAAGATGGAACCCTAGTGACCACCTGTGATAGGGAGTGGGATGCCTATAAGTTTCATAAAAACAGGTGTAACCCTAACTTTgacaaaacttctaatgtacTTATAAGGAGGAATGGACAAGTTGTGGTTGCTTTCCATAATCATACTATAAATAACTTGATATTTGACAGTGAAGATGGAATTGTGTTGTTGTAA